In Myripristis murdjan chromosome 9, fMyrMur1.1, whole genome shotgun sequence, the following proteins share a genomic window:
- the LOC115365225 gene encoding neurofilament medium polypeptide-like, translated as MSFTLDHHFYGSTAYRKARPASVSSSGFHSQRRRTTYSQPSSVDSLESYNGDMTRRNEKEILQTLNDRFAGYIDKVRNLELHNRNLEAEAAALRQSQAGRASVGEHYERELGDLRGLLQQLTGEKARATLEHEHLEEDIQHLRARLEDEARNREELEAAARAMNKYVEECGLARLELDKKLRALEEEAGFLKKNHEEEVAELLAQIEGAQVSFEVRDSLKADVTSALREIRAQLESHSSKTATHAEEWFKARMERLSEAARTNQDAIRGTQQEIAEYRRQLQNRTIELETLRGTKESLERQRMESEDRHNGDLNSLQETIHQLDSELKTTKWEMANQLRDYQELLNVKMALDIEIAAYRKLLEGEENRFVSGVGPYSYLEGRASAHLKLKGEEISDTVILEEQTDETQVTEVTEEADEEEEGEKEAEEEAGEEAEEGEESKEEEGKEEGDDKEEEGEGEEEKAEEKAEDEKEEDEKAEEEEASKSPSKTPQPKSPAVKSPESKSPQKSPESKSPPAKSPMPKSPAKSPAVKSPAEDKSKSPASKSPESKSPAAKSPTAKSPAPKSPVSKSPPKSPESKSPPPKSPRPKTPEPKSPVPEKAKPPAAKDTPKEEKKEEQPQPAKEEKKEKEQPAPVKEEKKQEPKEKEPESKSKAEKADKPDVKKESKADEASKKDDTSKPAAPPAAPSKPAEEKPAPKPEPKETPAPAKEEKPAPPKSEKPQPEEKPVPKAEPEKTESKKEEKEEKKEDKKEAADTKEVKEAGKMEKAEKSSGTEAKESKEEEKTKK; from the exons ATGAGTTTCACGCTGGACCACCACTTCTACGGCTCGACCGCGTACCGCAAGGCTCGGCCGGCCTCCGTGTCCTCCAGCGGCTTCCACTCCCAGCGCCGCCGCACCACCTACAGCCAGCCCTCCTCCGTGGACAGCCTGGAGAGCTACAACGGAGACATGACGCGGAGGAACGAGAAGGAGATTCTCCAGACTCTTAACGACCGGTTCGCCGGCTACATCGACAAGGTGCGAAACCTGGAGCTGCACAATCGCAACCTGGAGGCAGAGGCGGCAGCGCTGCGGCAGAGCCAAGCCGGACGCGCCTCGGTCGGGGAGCATTACGAGCGCGAGCTGGGCGACCTGAGGGgtctcctgcagcagctgaccGGGGAGAAGGCGCGAGCCACCTTGGAGCACGAGCACCTGGAGGAGGACATCCAGCACCTGCGAGCGAGGCTGGAGGATGAGGCGCGGAACcgggaggagctggaggccgCCGCGCGCGCCATGAACAAGTACGTAGAGGAGTGCGGGCTCGCACGGCTGGAGCTGGACAAGAAGTTACGCGCTCTCGAAGAGGAGGCCGGCTTTCTGAAGAAGAACCACGAGGAAGAGGTGGCGGAGCTCCTCGCCCAGATTGAGGGCGCGCAGGTGAGCTTCGAGGTGCGGGACTCGCTCAAGGCGGACGTCACCAGCGCACTGCGAGAGATCCGCGCGCAGCTGGAAAGTCACTCATCCAAGACTGCAACGCATGCCGAGGAGTGGTTCAAAG CACGTATGGAGCGTCTGTCGGAGGCTGCAAGGACTAACCAGGATGCAATCCGTGGGACCCAGCAGGAGATAGCTGAATACCGCCGTCAACTCCAGAACCGCACCATTGAGCTGGAGACTCTTCGAGGAACCAAAGAGTCACTGGAGAGGCAACGCATGGAGAGTGAAGACAGGCACAATGGAGACCTCAACTCACTACAG GAGACCATCCATCAGTTGGACAGTGAGTTGAAAACTACCAAATGGGAGATGGCCAACCAGCTGAGAGACTACCAGGAGCTGCTGAATGTGAAGATGGCTCTAGATATAGAGATTGCTGCTTACAG GAAGTTGCTGGAGGGTGAGGAGAATCGCTTTGTGTCAGGAGTAGGCCCCTATTCTTACCTCGAAGGAAGAGCCTCTGCCCACTTGAAGCTGAAGGGAGAGGAGATCTCAGATACAGTTATCCTGGAAGAGCAGACAGATGAGACCCAGGTGACAGAGGTGACAGAGGAggcagatgaggaggaagagggagagaaagaagcagaagaagaagcaggagaggaagcagaggagggtgaggaaagcaaagaagaagagggcAAGGAAGAAGGGGATGATAAGGAGGAAGAAGGTGAGGGTGAGGAAGAGAAGGCTGAGGAGAAGGCAGAggatgagaaggaggaggatgaaaagGCTGAGGAAGAAGAAGCTTCAAAGTCTCCTTCTAAAACCCCTCAACCTAAATCTCCTGCTGTTAAATCACCAGAATCAAAATCTCCACAAAAATCACCTGAATCTAAATCACCACCAGCTAAATCCCCAATGCCCAAATCACCCGCCAAGTCCCCTGCTGTCAAATCCCCTGCAGAAGATAAGTCAAAGTCACCTGCTTCCAAGTCTCCAGAATCAAAATCCCCAGCAGCCAAATCACCAACAGCAAAGTCACCTGCACCGAAGTCACCTGTTTCAAAATCCCCACCCAAATCCCCTGAATCTAAATCTCCCCCTCCCAAGTCACCACGCCCCAAAACCCCTGAGCCAAAGTCCCCAGTACCGGAAAAGGCCAAGCCCCCCGCTGCCAAAGACACCCctaaagaggagaagaaagaggagcagCCTCAGCCTGccaaggaggaaaagaaggagaaggagcaaCCTGCACctgtgaaggaggagaagaagcaggagCCCAAGGAGAAGGAGCCTGAGAGCAAA AGCAAAGCAGAGAAGGCAGATAAACCTGACGTAAAGAAAGAGAGTAAAGCTGATGAAGCCTCAAAGAAGGATGACACTTCcaaacctgctgcacctccTGCTGCTCCCAGCAAACCTGCAGAAGAAAAGCCCGCCCCTAAACCCGAGCCCAAAGAGACCCCTGCCCCAGCCAAGGAGGAGAAACCTGCTCCTCCTAAATCAGAGAAGCCCCAGCCAGAGGAGAAACCTGTGCCTAAGGCAGAGCctgagaaaacagagagcaagaaagaggagaaagaggagaaaaaggaggataAGAAGGAAGCAGCTGACActaaggaggtgaaggaggcaGGAAAGATGGAGAAGGCAGAGAAATCTTCTGGCACTGAGGCTAAGGAgagcaaggaggaggagaagaccaAGAAGTGA
- the thoc5 gene encoding THO complex subunit 5 homolog → MSSDTLKKRKTKVLRSEGGTPEMKRGRGEGDQQDVRVYSEEVELDGRDPDQDYEQFKQTCESLAKLMGEIYELKANGAKDGCTEVEQRRMQSCIHFMNLKKLNRLAHMRLKRGRDQTHEAKQRVDVLHLQLQNLLYEVMHLQKEISKCLEFKSKHEEIDLVSEAEFYQEAPQDISRPQLTKDDPHQLTLARLDWELEQRKRLAEKYRESQATKEKIQKSIEVKKEHLSSLQPGLNAIMQASLPVQEYLSMPFEQTQKQTEIARHLPPSLYVLFVQANAYGQACDRNLSVSIIGDVDEAKALSKPPEDSQDDESDSDAEEEQEKTKRRRPTTGGQLDDKRREMLKRHPLSLCLDLKCKDGSVLHLYFYYLMNLNIMTVKTKVSTSTDLNTAISAGELLNSDTLLSCLYTNDQGRETPNPANRYQFDKVGIVSFADYVEELGHPYLWVQSLGGLQFPSDAPEGVRVGSSLSASHMESTIKLLRGRVQSRLALHKQFASLEHSIIPVSAECQHLFPAKVISRLARWTTITHQEYMDLHFVRHVTEAGLAKETDLYFMGVVERGTARLQAAVVLSPRYPEISPLFSLSLSWKGERSGRSDDNLRAMESEVNVFKNELQGPRPGHQLLTNQIARLCVCLDVYLETDGQDDSVEGPREFPREKMCLRTVRGPNRLKPFKYNHPQGFFSHR, encoded by the exons AGTGAAGAGGTGGAGTTGGATGGCAGGGACCCTGACCAGGACTATGAGCAGTTCAAACAAACATGTGAGAGTCTGGCCAAACTAATGGGAGAGATCTATGAGCTCAAAGCCAATGGAGCCAAGGATGGG TGTACTGAGGTGGAGCAGAGACGAATGCAGAGCTGCATCCACTTCATGAATCTGAAAAAACTAAATCGTTTGGCTCACATGCGGctgaagagaggcagagaccaGACACATGAG GCCAAGCAAAGAGTGGATGTGCTGCACCTTCAGTTGCAGAACCTTCTGTATGAAGTTATGCATCTCCAGAAGGAGATCAGCAAGTGTCTGGAGTTCAA GTCAAAACATGAGGAGATAGACTTGGTGAGTGAGGCAGAGTTTTACCAGGAGGCTCCACAGGACATTTCCAGGCCCCAACTCACCAAAGATGATCCCCACCAGCTCACACTGGCACGACTGGACTGGGAgctggagcagaggaagag GCTGGCAGAGAAATACAGGGAGTCTCAGGCCACAAAGGAGAAGATCCAGAAGAGCATCGAGGTGAAGAAAGAACACCTGAGCAGCCTGCAGCCAGGACTCAACGCCATCATGCAG gCGTCTCTCCCAGTGCAGGAATACCTGTCCATGCCTTTTGAACAGActcagaaacagacagagatcGCACGTCACTTGCCCCCCTCTCTCTACGTTTTGTTCGTTCAAGCCAATGCCTATGGCCAAGCATGTG ACAGGAACCTCAGTGTGTCAATCATTGGTGATGTGGATGAGGCCAAGGCCCTGTCCAAACCTCCAGAAGACTCCCAGG ATGATGAGAGCGATTCGGATGCAGAGGAAGAACAGGAAAAAACG aagaggaggaggcctACTACAGGTGGCCAGCTGGATGATAAACGCCGGGAGATGCTGAAAAGGCACCCGCTGTCCCTCTGCTTAGACCTCAAGTGTAAAG ATGGCAGTGTCCTCCATCTCTACTTCTACTACCTGATGAATCTCAATATTATGACAGTCAAGACCAAGGTCTCCACCTCCACAGACCTTAACACAGCCATCAGCGCAgg GGAGCTGCTGAACTCAgacactctgctcagctgtCTCTACACCAATGACCAAGGAAGAGAAACACCCAACCCTGCTAACCGCTACCAGTTTGATAAAGTCGG GATTGTTTCGTTTGCTGATTATGTGGAAGAGCTGGGCCATCCCTACTTGTGGGTGCAGAGTCTCGGAGGACTGCAGTTTCCCAGCGATGCtccggag GGTGTGCGTGTTGGTAGTTCTCTGAGTGCAAGCCATATGGAGAGCACCATAAAGCTGCTGAGGGGACGAGTCCAGTCCCGGTTGGCTTTGCACAAGCAGTTTGCCTCACTGg AGCACAGCATCATTCCAGTCTCCGCTGAGTGTCAGCACCTCTTTCCTGCTAAGGTCATCTCCCGATTAGCTCGCTGGACCACCATCACACACCAGGAGTACATG GACTTGCACTTTGTACGACATGTGACTGAGGCTGGTCTGGCCAAGGAGACTGACCTGTACTTCATGGGTGTGGTGGAGAGAGGCACAG cTCGTCTGCAGGCTGCAGTGGTGCTGAGTCCCCGTTATCCAGAAATCTCTCCtctattctccctctctctcagttggAAGGGAGAGCGCAGTGGACGCAGTGATGACAACCTCCGA GCCATGGAGAGCGAAGTGAATGTGTTCAAAAATGAACTCCAGGGACCCCGCCCAGGTCATCAGCTACTAACCAATCAGATTGcacgtctgtgtgtctgtctggatGTGTATTTGGAGACTGATGGACAAGACGACAGTGTAGAGGGGCCACGAGAGTTCCCCCGCGAAAAGATGTGCTTGCGAACTGTCAG GGGCCCGAATCGACTGAAGCCATTCAAATACAACCATCCTCAGGGCTTCTTCAGTCATCGCTAG